A genomic stretch from Glaciecola nitratireducens FR1064 includes:
- a CDS encoding M24 family metallopeptidase → MTTIGIGTQTPEQALGTLSDMTTALKPIKTEEHLARIAKAQAYMHANNIDAIYLNAGSNLTYFTGMKWYASERMVGAILPATGDVQYIAPYFEIGTLNGFKVIEGPIHGWQEHESPYALFVTILNQLAISDTATIGIDESAQFFIFDGINKAQTGLKLVNAKEVTAHCRMHKSDNEIALMQGAMNMTLAVHQATASMLYEGISTTEVEAFIKQAHQKVGAPGNYFCIVLFGVATSFPHGVKDAQVLKKGDMVLIDTGCRVHDYLSDITRTYVFGEPTTRQRQFWDMEKAAQIAAFDAAQIGVPCEAVDGAARDYLASQGLGPEYQTPGCPHRTGHGIGLDIHEWPYLVGGNKTPLATGMCFSNEPMLVIPDEFGIRLEDHFYMTDSGPRWFTEPSNSIDNPFG, encoded by the coding sequence ATGACAACTATTGGTATCGGCACACAAACACCAGAGCAGGCGCTTGGAACACTCAGCGATATGACAACTGCGCTTAAACCAATTAAAACTGAAGAGCACCTAGCGCGTATTGCTAAAGCCCAAGCATATATGCACGCAAACAATATCGACGCGATTTATCTTAACGCCGGCAGCAACCTCACCTATTTCACAGGCATGAAATGGTATGCAAGTGAGCGTATGGTTGGCGCGATATTACCCGCCACGGGTGATGTGCAATATATCGCACCTTATTTTGAGATTGGCACATTAAACGGCTTTAAAGTGATTGAAGGACCAATCCACGGTTGGCAGGAACACGAAAGCCCTTACGCCTTATTTGTCACAATATTAAATCAATTAGCGATTAGCGACACGGCAACTATCGGCATTGACGAAAGCGCGCAGTTTTTTATATTCGACGGGATAAATAAAGCGCAAACCGGCTTGAAACTTGTCAACGCGAAGGAAGTGACCGCTCACTGCAGAATGCATAAATCCGATAACGAAATTGCATTAATGCAGGGCGCAATGAACATGACACTGGCAGTGCATCAAGCAACGGCAAGCATGCTTTACGAGGGTATCAGCACCACTGAAGTAGAAGCGTTTATAAAGCAGGCACACCAAAAAGTGGGTGCGCCAGGTAACTATTTTTGTATCGTTTTATTTGGCGTTGCCACCTCTTTTCCACACGGCGTTAAAGATGCACAAGTGCTAAAGAAGGGCGATATGGTGTTAATAGATACCGGCTGTAGAGTGCACGATTATCTATCCGATATTACCCGCACATACGTTTTTGGTGAACCCACAACTCGGCAACGGCAGTTTTGGGATATGGAAAAAGCGGCACAAATCGCCGCCTTCGATGCAGCCCAAATTGGTGTGCCTTGCGAAGCTGTCGATGGCGCCGCTCGTGACTATTTAGCCTCACAAGGTTTAGGCCCTGAATATCAAACACCGGGCTGCCCGCATCGCACAGGCCACGGAATCGGTTTGGATATTCATGAATGGCCATACTTAGTGGGCGGGAATAAAACACCGCTAGCCACAGGCATGTGCTTTAGTAACGAACCGATGCTGGTGATACCTGACGAATTTGGGATCCGCTTAGAAGATCATTTTTACATGACCGACAGCGGCCCTCGTTGGTTCACGGAGCCAAGTAACAGCATCGATAATCCGTTTGGATGA
- a CDS encoding NADH:flavin oxidoreductase, producing MQKMNSPVTFKNGMSMPNRFMLAPLTNTQSHADGKLSDEEFHWLTMRAEGGFGLTMTCASHVQFVGKGFPGQLGIYDDAHTEGHTRLASAIKANNSLAILQLHHAGLRSPEDQIGQQPVSASDVEKQNARGLSLQEVQQLRDDFIAAAVRSQKSGYNGVEVHGAHGYILTQFLSAEINKRDDQYGGSLENRSRLLFEIVDGIRSTCGPDFLLGVRLSPERFGMQLDEVKTVCEQLINEHDIDFLDISLWDVFKQPEDKAFQDKSLLQHFTDIDYKNVKLTVAGKITTGAEVQAVLDTGVDFVTIGRSAILHHDFPKLVIANPDFTPAELPVSEAHLVKEGLSEKFLTYMKSWDGFVKVE from the coding sequence ATGCAAAAAATGAATTCCCCTGTGACATTTAAAAATGGTATGAGTATGCCTAATCGATTTATGCTTGCTCCATTAACCAATACCCAAAGCCATGCTGACGGCAAACTCTCTGATGAAGAGTTTCATTGGTTAACCATGCGAGCAGAAGGTGGCTTTGGCTTAACCATGACCTGCGCTTCACACGTCCAGTTTGTTGGCAAAGGCTTTCCTGGCCAATTGGGTATTTATGATGATGCACATACTGAAGGTCACACACGTTTAGCGAGCGCGATTAAAGCGAACAATAGTTTAGCTATTTTACAATTGCATCATGCTGGTTTGCGTTCTCCAGAAGATCAAATTGGACAACAGCCTGTTTCTGCATCGGATGTTGAAAAACAAAATGCACGCGGCTTGTCTCTGCAGGAAGTTCAGCAACTGCGCGATGATTTCATTGCAGCTGCGGTGCGTTCACAAAAAAGTGGCTACAATGGCGTGGAAGTGCATGGCGCTCACGGCTATATCTTGACCCAGTTTCTAAGCGCCGAGATCAATAAACGCGATGACCAATACGGTGGCAGTTTAGAAAACCGTTCACGCTTGCTTTTTGAAATCGTCGATGGCATCCGAAGCACTTGCGGCCCCGACTTTTTATTAGGTGTGCGCTTGTCTCCAGAACGATTTGGTATGCAGCTAGACGAAGTAAAAACCGTTTGCGAACAGTTAATTAATGAGCACGATATCGACTTTTTAGATATTTCACTTTGGGACGTTTTTAAACAACCCGAAGATAAGGCTTTCCAAGACAAAAGCTTGCTGCAGCACTTTACCGACATAGACTACAAAAATGTAAAACTGACAGTGGCTGGAAAAATAACGACAGGCGCTGAAGTGCAGGCAGTTTTAGACACCGGCGTTGATTTTGTCACCATTGGTCGCTCTGCTATTTTACATCACGACTTCCCCAAGCTAGTCATTGCTAACCCTGACTTTACGCCTGCAGAACTTCCAGTATCCGAAGCGCATTTAGTGAAAGAAGGCCTAAGTGAGAAGTTTCTGACCTATATGAAAAGTTGGGACGGTTTTGTAAAAGTAGAATAA
- a CDS encoding DEAD/DEAH box helicase, producing the protein MNLAALIQPQTQQKIESLYKVFSGLSESEQFLLLVLAVIYKPIGIIKLDQIVDLLDSRGFVLNTKKERRLSAEQKDHLIKHSLLISTRDGLQVNRLLANKLTSEINQLQTSFACTAQEKLIEIIMTAEEVVPVINSHIWQKKAVDKRRVIRDLFYMGLIEQFESELAFNKNSQIIDHVKNGILVEILFLPFNLGTFLQLPAMMQYQAFATLIRTFQIQGEACDYPIQLLEQVCAAHSDKTSPSFNSHCHHLLAEQYLYQMRFDDFERLQDPEDNSSYGLQLQGAYSFLTGDNQQAIVYFEKALIAKNKITKRKKQYLNEVLGYFYKLALMVEANQHDVSYFSKAIQQVEFEESDRKVNSDFYSVGRSVLKPIQSLSTGEKYSVNVKYSCADAEIDFLGHQLGYFNYLLAQVWCNQSKDPALAQLALKYQANFEQLAYPLFAQLCEQLAASFSNKEPRIEPKLLDITALVKTKSQWDLALDKLIALNPNAETALAPAPEAEAKPIRLIWELVQDYGNSLVAREQKLNKAGWTKGRIISLKRLKEETELFDYLSESDKKICATITAQQSWGYYSKVEYSLQGLPALNAAVGIENLYKADILEHPIELIKREPELLVSQQGDQLCLSIADLSDDIDDEFEEQFDDHRAHSTYKLKPISDDQYQLTVFSPDHIKVAKIIGEGGLLIPISAKQKALEGISAIAPFLNIQSDIAELDTGLETHECDRNLVVNIQPTQSGLAFTCVVMPFGENGPMYKPGTGNASLSTDIKGKRIATQRDLLREETLLDQLDQACPAFLDMPDNVLLLDDLQTALAALEQLEAAIAQTDFDLLLRWPKGKKISLTKKLDSEHLQLAVGKKSEWFDITGNLQVNNEQVIELRKLLELVRTSNGRFIELGADQILALSDDLRHKLEQINQLTDDGKFHPLASLQMEEATTGMRMKTIHAWDEQTQKMHQANTIEPKIPSTFQAQLREYQIAGFDWASRLAHWGAGACLADDMGLGKTLQALAVLLTRASQGPSLVIAPTSVCFNWQQEALKFAPTLNIKLFADAPSTLQRIELLNDLKPFDCVIISYGLLQRETDILKEVRWHSIVADEAQALKNPLTKRTKAAIALKGDFKMITTGTPIENDLTELWSLFRFINPGLLGNLKRFGQRFSTPIENAKEDKLAARKASQGLKALIQPFILRRMKNQVLTELPSRTDITIQVEMSQKERDFYEALRLNAIDNISQAGQQVNAGEQRIRMLAELVKLRQACCHPKLVMAETDISSAKLAALNELLDELTLNNHKALIFSQFVGHLKIIKQHLEAKGFSYQYLDGSTPQKERQKRVNAFQAGEGDIFLISLKAGGSGLNLTAADYVIHMDPWWNPAVEEQASDRAHRMGQKRPVTIYRLITQNTIEEKIVALHQHKRDLADKLLSGNEAATKLSVDDMLNLLKDTL; encoded by the coding sequence ATGAATCTTGCTGCCTTAATTCAGCCACAAACCCAACAAAAAATTGAATCTTTATACAAAGTTTTCTCTGGGTTGAGTGAATCTGAACAATTCCTACTACTGGTTTTAGCTGTGATCTACAAACCGATTGGCATTATAAAACTCGACCAAATAGTCGATTTATTAGACAGTAGAGGCTTCGTCCTAAATACAAAAAAAGAACGGCGTTTAAGCGCAGAGCAAAAAGACCATTTGATTAAGCATTCTCTCTTAATATCGACGAGAGATGGCTTACAGGTCAATCGACTATTAGCTAACAAATTAACGTCTGAAATTAACCAACTACAAACCTCATTTGCCTGCACAGCACAAGAAAAACTCATTGAAATCATCATGACTGCGGAAGAGGTTGTGCCGGTAATTAATAGCCATATATGGCAGAAAAAAGCGGTCGATAAACGCAGGGTTATTCGAGACCTTTTTTATATGGGCCTAATAGAACAATTTGAAAGTGAATTGGCGTTCAATAAAAACTCTCAAATTATTGATCATGTTAAAAATGGCATTTTGGTAGAAATTTTATTTTTACCCTTTAATTTGGGGACTTTTTTACAACTTCCAGCGATGATGCAATATCAAGCGTTCGCTACACTCATTCGAACCTTTCAAATACAGGGAGAAGCTTGCGACTACCCTATCCAATTGCTAGAGCAAGTTTGCGCAGCACACAGCGATAAAACAAGCCCATCATTCAATTCGCACTGCCATCATTTACTCGCAGAACAATATTTATATCAAATGCGCTTTGACGATTTTGAACGCCTACAAGATCCTGAGGATAACAGCAGCTATGGATTGCAGTTACAAGGCGCATATTCCTTTTTAACCGGCGATAACCAGCAAGCCATCGTCTATTTTGAAAAAGCCTTGATAGCAAAAAACAAAATCACTAAACGTAAGAAGCAGTATTTGAATGAGGTTCTCGGATATTTCTATAAACTAGCGCTCATGGTTGAAGCTAATCAGCATGATGTTAGTTACTTTTCAAAAGCCATACAGCAGGTTGAATTTGAAGAGAGTGATCGCAAAGTGAACAGCGATTTTTATAGTGTTGGCCGCAGTGTTTTGAAACCTATTCAGAGCTTATCCACTGGCGAAAAATACAGCGTTAACGTTAAGTATAGCTGTGCCGATGCCGAGATTGACTTTCTTGGACACCAACTCGGTTACTTCAATTATTTACTGGCGCAAGTTTGGTGTAACCAAAGCAAAGACCCCGCGTTAGCCCAATTGGCGTTAAAGTACCAGGCTAATTTTGAGCAACTTGCCTATCCCTTATTCGCCCAATTGTGCGAACAGTTAGCGGCGAGTTTTAGTAATAAAGAACCACGTATTGAACCAAAGTTGCTGGATATTACCGCCCTTGTGAAAACAAAATCTCAGTGGGATTTAGCCCTCGACAAGTTAATTGCACTTAATCCAAACGCTGAAACCGCGTTAGCGCCAGCCCCTGAGGCAGAAGCCAAACCCATTCGCTTAATTTGGGAGCTAGTGCAGGATTATGGAAACAGCTTGGTAGCACGAGAGCAAAAGTTGAATAAAGCAGGTTGGACTAAAGGCCGAATAATATCGCTGAAGCGGCTGAAGGAAGAAACCGAGCTGTTTGATTACCTAAGCGAAAGCGATAAGAAAATTTGCGCTACTATTACCGCACAACAAAGTTGGGGATACTACTCAAAAGTTGAATATTCGCTGCAGGGATTGCCAGCCTTAAATGCGGCAGTTGGGATTGAAAATTTATATAAAGCTGACATTCTTGAGCACCCTATTGAGCTAATAAAGCGTGAACCTGAATTGCTAGTTAGTCAGCAAGGCGATCAACTGTGTTTGAGCATTGCCGATTTATCGGACGATATCGACGATGAATTCGAAGAACAATTTGATGATCATAGAGCGCACAGCACATACAAGCTAAAACCCATTTCTGATGATCAGTATCAACTCACCGTGTTTTCACCTGATCATATTAAGGTGGCTAAAATTATTGGAGAAGGTGGTCTACTCATTCCCATTAGTGCAAAACAAAAAGCGCTAGAGGGTATCTCCGCCATTGCGCCTTTTTTAAATATTCAATCTGATATTGCTGAGCTCGATACTGGCCTAGAAACACATGAATGTGATCGTAATTTGGTCGTGAATATCCAGCCGACGCAAAGCGGCCTAGCATTTACCTGCGTGGTGATGCCGTTTGGTGAAAATGGTCCTATGTATAAACCCGGCACTGGTAACGCCAGCTTAAGCACCGACATTAAGGGCAAACGAATTGCCACTCAGCGCGACTTATTGCGTGAAGAAACACTGCTGGACCAACTCGACCAAGCTTGCCCCGCTTTTTTGGATATGCCCGACAACGTATTGTTGTTAGACGACTTACAAACGGCCCTTGCAGCTCTTGAGCAGCTAGAAGCGGCCATTGCCCAGACAGACTTTGACTTACTTTTGCGCTGGCCCAAAGGCAAAAAGATTAGCCTAACGAAAAAGTTAGACAGCGAGCACCTGCAGCTCGCGGTTGGTAAAAAAAGTGAGTGGTTTGATATTACCGGCAATCTGCAAGTTAATAACGAACAAGTGATTGAATTGCGTAAATTACTGGAACTTGTTAGAACCAGCAACGGTCGTTTTATTGAGCTGGGCGCTGACCAAATACTTGCGCTATCTGACGATTTACGCCACAAACTCGAGCAAATTAACCAACTTACCGATGACGGTAAGTTTCACCCGCTTGCTAGCTTGCAAATGGAGGAAGCAACAACCGGTATGCGCATGAAAACTATCCATGCGTGGGACGAGCAAACTCAAAAAATGCATCAAGCAAATACCATTGAGCCAAAAATTCCGTCCACCTTTCAAGCGCAGTTACGGGAATACCAAATAGCAGGTTTCGACTGGGCATCACGTTTAGCGCATTGGGGCGCAGGTGCCTGTTTAGCAGACGACATGGGTTTGGGCAAAACCTTGCAAGCCCTCGCTGTTCTATTGACTAGAGCGAGCCAAGGTCCAAGTTTGGTCATTGCCCCAACATCAGTTTGCTTCAACTGGCAGCAAGAGGCATTAAAGTTTGCGCCTACACTGAACATAAAGCTATTTGCTGATGCGCCTAGCACCTTGCAACGCATCGAGCTATTAAACGATTTAAAGCCCTTCGACTGCGTGATTATCAGTTACGGCCTATTGCAGCGGGAAACTGACATACTCAAAGAAGTGCGCTGGCACAGCATTGTTGCCGACGAAGCCCAAGCGCTAAAAAACCCATTAACCAAGCGCACTAAAGCCGCGATTGCATTGAAGGGTGACTTCAAAATGATCACCACCGGCACGCCTATTGAAAATGATTTGACTGAACTTTGGAGCTTATTCCGTTTCATTAATCCCGGCTTGCTTGGCAACTTGAAGCGCTTCGGTCAACGATTCTCAACGCCCATTGAAAACGCTAAAGAAGATAAGCTAGCGGCACGAAAAGCGAGCCAAGGGCTAAAAGCCTTAATCCAACCTTTTATTTTGCGCCGAATGAAAAACCAAGTGTTAACTGAATTGCCGTCACGCACAGACATTACTATTCAAGTAGAAATGAGCCAGAAAGAGCGTGACTTTTATGAGGCCCTACGACTAAATGCCATAGACAATATTAGCCAAGCAGGCCAACAGGTGAATGCGGGTGAGCAGCGCATACGAATGCTTGCCGAGTTAGTGAAACTGCGCCAAGCCTGCTGCCACCCTAAACTCGTTATGGCAGAAACCGACATTTCAAGCGCTAAACTAGCTGCTCTCAACGAATTACTAGACGAGTTAACACTGAACAATCACAAAGCTCTCATTTTTAGTCAGTTTGTGGGACACTTAAAGATAATAAAACAGCACTTAGAAGCCAAAGGGTTTAGCTACCAGTATTTAGATGGTTCGACGCCACAAAAAGAGCGACAAAAACGCGTTAATGCATTTCAGGCCGGCGAAGGCGATATATTTTTAATCAGCTTAAAAGCCGGTGGTTCAGGTTTAAACCTGACTGCTGCAGACTATGTAATACATATGGATCCTTGGTGGAATCCTGCCGTAGAAGAACAAGCCTCTGATCGCGCCCATCGCATGGGACAAAAACGCCCAGTGACCATTTATCGATTAATTACCCAAAATACGATAGAGGAAAAGATTGTCGCCTTACACCAACATAAACGTGATTTGGCGGATAAGCTACTGTCAGGTAACGAGGCAGCCACGAAGCTTTCGGTAGACGACATGCTGAATCTTCTGAAAGACACGCTGTAA
- a CDS encoding excinuclease ABC subunit UvrA — MSTVTGEPTIVEKKTNSVLCDAENCIQVRGARVHNLKNIDIDLPRNALVVFTGISGSGKSSLAFGTLFAESQRRYLDSVSPFARRLIDQVEEPDVDSIEGLPPAVAMQQQRGAPSVRSSVGSVTTISNGLRMLYSRAGEYPQGQGILYADSFSPNTPDGACPKCHGIGRVFEVTEKMLVPDATKTIREGAIAAWPPAWQGKNLSRILVSLGHDIDVPWKLLPKKTRDWILFTEETPTVPVFPEYDSARTLEAIENGEEPRYMGTFASAKHFILNSFATTQSQRTKKRVSQFMQISECPDCEGKKLKQASLQVKFAGLDIGELSRLTLSELAERLREAESKAHTADGLHSSHKEKNIVAQRITRDILARVDALTTLGLGYLSLERGTPTLSGGELQRLRLATQIRSKLFGVVYVLDEPSAGLHPADTQALLGALDELIRAGNSLFVVEHDVSVIQHADWIVDIGPNAGSHGGEVVYNGPIEGLRDVTESHTRSHIFAATASAKKAQRAPAAWLKLAGVERNNLQGLNVDFPLGVMSTVTGVSGSGKSSLVSQALVELVYDALGQKKTVDEPNGEADLLERELDTSTRGQIVAGMEHVKRLVSVDQKPIGRTPRSNLATYTGLFDHVRKLFASTRESKARRYDAGRFSFNVAKGRCSNCDGVGFVSVELLFLPSVYSPCSVCQGQRYNDKTLEISYRDKNIAEVLDLTVESARAFFESEPLVARALDALLQVGLGYLRLGQPATELSGGEAQRIKLATELQRSQRGDTLYVLDEPTTGLHPADVSMLMLQLNGLVDAGNTVIMVEHDMQVASNSDWVIDIGPGAGDEGGLVVAQGSPAHVARSKSSRTAPFMLP; from the coding sequence ATGTCTACTGTTACGGGAGAACCAACCATCGTCGAAAAGAAAACTAATAGCGTCCTCTGCGATGCTGAAAACTGCATTCAAGTGCGCGGAGCGCGCGTACACAACTTAAAGAATATCGACATAGATTTACCTCGCAACGCACTCGTCGTTTTCACCGGCATTTCCGGCTCTGGAAAATCGTCACTCGCTTTTGGAACATTATTTGCCGAATCACAGCGGCGCTATCTTGATTCAGTCTCTCCTTTTGCGCGCCGACTCATTGATCAAGTAGAAGAACCTGACGTTGATTCGATCGAAGGCTTGCCGCCAGCGGTCGCAATGCAGCAACAAAGAGGCGCGCCTTCGGTTCGTTCATCTGTAGGCAGTGTCACCACAATTTCAAATGGGCTGCGCATGCTTTACTCCCGCGCCGGAGAGTATCCGCAAGGACAAGGAATACTTTACGCCGATTCCTTTTCTCCGAATACACCAGACGGTGCTTGTCCTAAATGCCATGGAATAGGGCGAGTTTTTGAAGTGACCGAAAAGATGCTTGTGCCTGATGCGACAAAAACAATTCGTGAGGGCGCTATTGCTGCTTGGCCGCCCGCGTGGCAGGGTAAAAACCTTAGCCGTATACTGGTTTCACTGGGGCACGACATTGATGTGCCGTGGAAACTGTTACCGAAGAAAACGCGAGACTGGATCTTGTTTACGGAAGAAACCCCGACCGTGCCGGTTTTCCCCGAATACGACTCCGCACGCACGCTTGAAGCTATCGAAAATGGCGAAGAGCCGCGTTACATGGGCACATTTGCGAGCGCAAAGCACTTCATCCTCAATTCATTCGCTACTACTCAAAGTCAAAGAACCAAAAAGCGTGTTTCTCAATTTATGCAAATATCTGAATGTCCAGACTGTGAAGGGAAGAAACTCAAGCAAGCGTCTTTGCAGGTGAAGTTTGCTGGGCTCGACATTGGAGAACTGTCGCGCTTAACGCTTAGTGAGCTTGCTGAGCGGCTGCGTGAAGCCGAAAGTAAAGCTCATACGGCGGATGGGTTGCATAGCTCGCATAAAGAAAAAAACATCGTTGCACAACGAATTACGCGTGATATTTTGGCGCGTGTTGATGCACTCACAACGCTTGGCTTAGGTTATCTGTCGTTAGAGCGAGGCACTCCCACCTTATCTGGCGGTGAACTGCAGCGTCTGCGCCTAGCAACTCAAATTCGCTCAAAGCTGTTTGGCGTTGTTTATGTACTAGACGAACCGTCTGCAGGTTTGCACCCCGCCGACACTCAGGCCTTATTAGGCGCATTAGATGAACTGATACGCGCTGGCAATTCATTATTTGTGGTTGAACATGACGTAAGCGTTATTCAACACGCAGACTGGATAGTAGACATTGGCCCTAATGCGGGCAGCCATGGTGGTGAAGTTGTCTACAATGGTCCGATAGAGGGCTTGCGTGACGTTACCGAATCGCATACTAGGAGCCACATTTTCGCAGCCACGGCTAGCGCCAAAAAGGCACAGCGAGCGCCTGCAGCTTGGTTGAAGTTAGCGGGAGTAGAACGCAATAATCTTCAGGGGCTGAACGTTGATTTTCCACTCGGTGTGATGTCGACGGTTACCGGCGTATCGGGTTCTGGCAAATCTAGTCTTGTGAGTCAGGCACTGGTTGAACTGGTTTACGATGCGCTTGGCCAAAAAAAGACGGTCGATGAGCCTAATGGTGAGGCGGACTTACTCGAGCGGGAGTTAGACACTTCAACTCGCGGACAAATTGTTGCGGGAATGGAGCATGTGAAGCGCTTAGTTAGTGTTGATCAGAAGCCAATTGGCCGCACTCCGCGCTCTAATCTTGCCACATATACCGGCTTGTTTGATCACGTGCGTAAGCTGTTTGCTTCAACGCGTGAATCAAAAGCGCGACGCTATGATGCTGGGCGCTTCTCGTTTAACGTAGCAAAGGGGCGCTGTTCGAATTGTGACGGGGTTGGATTTGTTAGTGTCGAGCTACTGTTTCTGCCAAGCGTTTATTCACCATGTTCCGTGTGCCAAGGGCAGCGTTACAACGACAAGACGCTGGAGATAAGCTATCGCGACAAGAATATCGCCGAAGTGTTAGATTTAACCGTAGAGTCTGCGCGCGCATTCTTTGAAAGTGAACCTTTAGTGGCGCGTGCATTGGATGCCTTGCTTCAGGTTGGTCTCGGCTATTTGAGACTCGGCCAGCCTGCCACAGAGTTATCAGGCGGTGAGGCTCAGCGCATCAAACTTGCAACAGAATTACAGAGGTCACAGCGCGGTGATACGCTTTATGTGCTCGATGAGCCAACGACTGGCTTGCACCCAGCCGATGTCTCGATGTTAATGCTGCAATTGAATGGGCTGGTTGACGCAGGTAATACCGTCATCATGGTCGAGCATGATATGCAGGTTGCTAGCAACAGCGATTGGGTTATTGACATCGGTCCCGGCGCTGGCGATGAAGGTGGATTAGTTGTCGCGCAGGGGTCACCTGCGCACGTTGCAAGGTCGAAGAGCAGTCGAACGGCTCCGTTCATGCTGCCTTAA
- a CDS encoding cation diffusion facilitator family transporter: protein MHSHNHHHHHHGSGESASKRIGWAFFLNVIFTIIEFIGGWLTNSTAIMADAVHDLGDSLSIGTAWVLNKLSDKEANNTFSYGFKRFSLLGALINGIVLTIGSVWILLEAIPRLTAPEMPQAEGMLLLSIFGIAVNGFAAYKLSDGDSLNERVLNWHLIEDVLGWVAVLIVSIVLMFKPWPILDPILSIGFTLFILFNVGRNLKETILLFLQATPDEKQVEEVRNVLVTKPEVSDLHHFHIWSLDGENSVMTAHLVLNAEVSVAQIKNLKLQLQEELATFEFAHTTIELEFADEQCRDNDKHN from the coding sequence ATGCACAGTCACAATCACCACCACCATCATCACGGAAGCGGCGAAAGTGCCTCTAAACGGATCGGCTGGGCATTTTTTCTCAACGTCATTTTCACAATCATCGAATTTATTGGTGGATGGCTAACTAACAGCACCGCCATTATGGCTGATGCCGTGCATGATTTAGGGGACAGTTTGTCCATAGGCACGGCTTGGGTACTTAATAAACTCAGCGATAAAGAGGCAAACAACACTTTTTCCTATGGCTTTAAACGCTTTTCCTTATTGGGTGCGTTAATTAATGGCATCGTCCTCACAATTGGCTCCGTTTGGATCTTACTTGAAGCTATACCAAGGCTAACAGCGCCAGAAATGCCGCAGGCTGAAGGGATGTTGCTACTGTCCATTTTTGGCATTGCAGTAAACGGCTTTGCAGCCTATAAATTAAGTGATGGCGACTCACTAAATGAGCGTGTTCTCAACTGGCATTTAATTGAAGATGTGCTCGGATGGGTAGCTGTTCTAATTGTTTCAATCGTCCTAATGTTTAAACCGTGGCCTATATTGGATCCTATCTTATCTATTGGTTTTACGCTGTTTATCCTATTTAATGTTGGGCGCAATTTGAAAGAAACTATCCTACTGTTTTTGCAGGCCACGCCTGACGAGAAGCAGGTTGAAGAAGTGAGAAACGTGCTTGTAACAAAACCCGAAGTGAGCGACCTACATCACTTTCACATTTGGTCACTTGATGGCGAAAACAGCGTCATGACCGCACACCTCGTATTAAACGCAGAGGTGAGCGTAGCGCAAATAAAAAACCTCAAACTTCAGCTTCAAGAAGAACTAGCTACATTTGAATTTGCTCACACCACTATCGAATTAGAGTTTGCTGATGAGCAGTGCCGAGATAACGATAAGCACAACTAA
- a CDS encoding cupredoxin domain-containing protein codes for MLWINLIGVALIAIIVWWFWLYKSSSVALQEGRVEVIVKDGVYQPSKIKIPANKETVLMFTRRDLSSCAETLLIPDLEINATLPLNKQESVTIPASPSGHYAFHCQMKMYVGELIIE; via the coding sequence ATGTTATGGATAAATTTAATCGGCGTGGCCCTTATCGCCATTATTGTTTGGTGGTTTTGGCTTTATAAATCGTCAAGTGTTGCGCTGCAAGAAGGCCGTGTTGAGGTGATTGTCAAAGATGGCGTATACCAGCCGTCCAAAATCAAAATACCTGCAAATAAAGAGACTGTGCTTATGTTTACAAGGCGCGACCTGTCATCTTGCGCGGAAACTCTACTCATTCCTGATTTAGAGATTAATGCAACGCTGCCGCTGAACAAGCAAGAGAGTGTGACAATACCCGCTTCACCGTCTGGTCACTATGCGTTTCACTGTCAAATGAAAATGTACGTAGGTGAGTTAATCATCGAGTAA